The genomic stretch CACCAGGAGGTTGTATTTTTTCTTGATGGCCTGGATGATGGCCTCATCCATTTTGTTTCCGCCGGTCCGCACGGACTTGCTGTATACGATCCCCGCGAGGGAGATGATCGCGATATCCGTGGTCCCCCCTCCGATGTCGATGACCATGTTCCCGCTGGCCTCGGTGATCGGAAGGCCGGCCCCGATAGCGGCGGCCATGGGCTCCTCGATCAGATAGACCTCCCGTGCGCCGGCAGACTGGGCGGAGTCGCGGACGGCGCGCCGTTCCACCTGCGTGACCCCTGAGGGGACGCTGATGATGATCCGGGGACGGATCAGGGATTTCCGGTTATGAACCTTCTGAATGAAATACCGGAGCATGGCCTCGGTATATTTAAAGTCGGCGATGACCCCGTCCTTCATGGGACGGATGGCCATGATATTTCCCGGGGTTCTTCCCACCATGATCTTGGCTTCTTTCCCCACCTTCAAGACTTTCCCGGTATCCTTCTGAATGGCAACGACCGATGGCTCGTTTAAGACAATCCCTTTGCCTTTGACAAAAACAAGTGTGTTCGCCGTACCGAGGTCAATCGCCAGATCACTCGAGACCCAGCTTAGGATGGTATCTAAAATCATGGAATGAACTCCTTTTCAAGAGAATACAATCCGATTCTGTTCCGATTTTTTCAAACGGCGA from Nitrospirae bacterium CG2_30_53_67 encodes the following:
- a CDS encoding rod shape-determining protein (functions in MreBCD complex in some organisms), giving the protein MILDTILSWVSSDLAIDLGTANTLVFVKGKGIVLNEPSVVAIQKDTGKVLKVGKEAKIMVGRTPGNIMAIRPMKDGVIADFKYTEAMLRYFIQKVHNRKSLIRPRIIISVPSGVTQVERRAVRDSAQSAGAREVYLIEEPMAAAIGAGLPITEASGNMVIDIGGGTTDIAIISLAGIVYSKSVRTGGNKMDEAIIQAIKKKYNLLVGERTAEEIKIEIGSAYPMNENKQIEVKGRDLVSGIPKTIVINEEEIRDALDEVVSQIVEGVKAALENTPPELSADIVDKGIVLAGGGALLRGLDILLREETSLPITIADDPLSTIVLGTGQVLNELELLRQISIR